From a single Planctomycetia bacterium genomic region:
- a CDS encoding FAD-binding oxidoreductase, which yields MSLNDAEIVIVGGGAVGCAMAYALTHAGQRDVLLIEKQSGLGEVTTAQGAGLCGQVRDTAERTRLAMVSAKTFAQLQRDADVRPDWHAVGSIRIAESAANAARFRELKTVADEAKLETELLDRAEASKLWPAIDFRRAEAILWCPTDGYMRPKDVVNTYRHHAEKSGAKFATDVAVEGFDLVNGRIDGVRTNQGRIACKTVINAAGAHAYHIAKLAGIELPIVPVRHEYFISVPMPGLRPDLPCFRVPDTGLYGRCEHDRLLLGGWETKALRTDPRSYDLPGAPPPVEPDWLVLKQFAQDFTGLLPGTSEVKMDRVGRGWPTFTPDGRFILGPSCRVPGFVMAGGCNAHGISGSPGLGQLLVEAMFEKQPSEYVSSLSPDRFTETKWDWQTAGVAAQRVYETYYGARESSAAGV from the coding sequence TTGAGCCTAAATGATGCGGAAATCGTAATCGTCGGCGGCGGCGCGGTCGGCTGCGCGATGGCCTACGCACTCACGCATGCCGGGCAGCGCGACGTGCTGCTCATTGAAAAGCAGTCTGGGCTGGGCGAAGTGACGACGGCGCAAGGCGCCGGGCTCTGCGGCCAGGTGCGCGATACGGCGGAGCGCACGCGATTGGCGATGGTCTCCGCAAAAACCTTCGCACAATTGCAGCGCGACGCCGACGTCCGACCCGACTGGCACGCCGTGGGAAGCATCCGCATCGCGGAATCCGCCGCGAACGCCGCACGCTTTCGCGAACTGAAGACAGTGGCCGATGAGGCCAAACTCGAAACCGAATTACTCGATCGCGCGGAAGCGTCGAAGCTTTGGCCGGCGATCGACTTTCGCCGCGCTGAAGCAATCCTCTGGTGCCCGACCGACGGCTACATGCGTCCCAAGGACGTGGTGAACACGTATCGCCATCACGCTGAAAAGTCCGGCGCAAAGTTCGCAACCGACGTTGCGGTCGAAGGCTTCGACTTGGTGAATGGACGCATCGACGGCGTCCGCACAAATCAAGGGCGCATCGCCTGCAAGACGGTCATCAATGCCGCCGGCGCGCATGCCTATCACATTGCCAAGCTCGCGGGGATTGAATTGCCGATCGTGCCCGTGCGTCACGAGTACTTCATTTCGGTGCCGATGCCCGGCCTGCGACCTGATCTGCCCTGCTTCCGCGTGCCGGACACAGGACTTTACGGCCGCTGCGAACACGATCGACTGCTGCTCGGCGGCTGGGAAACGAAAGCCCTGCGCACCGATCCGCGCTCCTACGATTTGCCCGGTGCGCCGCCGCCAGTTGAACCGGACTGGCTGGTGCTCAAGCAGTTCGCGCAGGACTTCACCGGACTGTTGCCGGGCACTTCGGAAGTGAAAATGGACCGCGTCGGACGCGGTTGGCCGACATTCACGCCCGACGGCCGCTTCATCCTCGGCCCAAGTTGCCGGGTGCCAGGCTTTGTCATGGCCGGCGGCTGCAACGCCCACGGCATCTCCGGCTCGCCCGGCCTGGGGCAACTGCTGGTCGAGGCGATGTTCGAAAAACAGCCATCGGAATATGTGAGCAGCCTGAGCCCGGATCGCTTCACGGAAACCAAGTGGGACTGGCAAACGGCGGGCGTCGCCGCCCAACGCGTGTACGAGACGTACTACGGGGCAAGGGAATCCTCCGCGGCAGGCGTGTGA
- a CDS encoding cold shock domain-containing protein — translation MAEGSIKKLTDKGFGFIKTESGGKDLFFHMSSLVDVQFDDLHEGQRVTYTEGQGPKGPCAENVRPA, via the coding sequence ATGGCCGAAGGCAGCATCAAGAAGTTGACGGACAAGGGTTTTGGTTTCATCAAGACGGAGAGCGGCGGCAAGGACTTGTTCTTCCACATGTCCAGCCTCGTCGACGTGCAATTCGACGACCTGCACGAAGGTCAGCGCGTGACCTACACCGAAGGTCAGGGGCCGAAGGGTCCGTGCGCGGAAAACGTCCGCCCCGCCTAG
- the phnY gene encoding phosphonoacetaldehyde dehydrogenase — MTEQTLEALDLPSYIAGQPYAKGRKLEVRYPYTDEVIGTVATIGPHELETAISKTLQGGEPLSRYQRYEILDRARRMLLERRDEFADLIRLESGLCMRETTYEVGRAQDVLQFASMEALRDDGQIFSCDVSPQGKNRKIFTLREPLRLVAAITPFNHPLNQVAHKLAPAIAAGAPMLLKPSEKTPLTAIRFAELLYEAGLPGWMLSVFVGGIEDVIEPLICDERVELVTFTGSVKIGKRIASIAGYKKLCLELGGNSPLIVLDDADLDLAVTLGAEGSYRNSGQRCTAVKRLLIHEKLADEFTERFVAKTKEYLCGDPADPETRVGTVIDEPAAKLLEERIDKAVAQGAKVLAGGARRGAQLEPTVIADVPRNAEMVVQESFGPLSPILRIRDLDDAIQLANGTAYGLSTGVVTNNMAAALECVKRIRTGTVNINQIPGFRIESSPFGGVKDSGLGVKEGVIEAIKYMTYVKTFSLPW, encoded by the coding sequence ATGACGGAACAAACGCTCGAGGCCTTGGATCTGCCCAGTTACATTGCCGGCCAACCGTACGCGAAGGGCCGCAAGCTGGAAGTGCGTTATCCCTACACGGACGAAGTCATCGGCACAGTGGCCACGATCGGGCCGCACGAGTTGGAAACCGCCATCTCGAAAACGCTCCAAGGCGGCGAGCCGCTCAGCCGTTACCAGCGCTACGAGATCCTCGACCGCGCGCGGCGGATGTTGCTGGAGCGCCGTGACGAATTCGCCGACCTGATCCGCCTCGAATCCGGGCTTTGCATGCGTGAGACGACCTACGAAGTCGGCCGCGCGCAGGACGTGTTGCAGTTCGCTTCGATGGAGGCCCTCCGCGACGACGGGCAGATTTTTTCCTGCGACGTCTCACCGCAAGGGAAGAATCGCAAGATCTTTACGCTCCGTGAACCGCTGCGCTTGGTCGCCGCCATCACGCCGTTCAATCACCCGCTGAATCAAGTCGCGCACAAGCTGGCGCCGGCGATCGCGGCCGGCGCGCCGATGTTGCTCAAGCCTTCGGAAAAGACGCCGCTCACGGCAATTCGCTTCGCGGAACTGCTCTACGAGGCTGGCCTGCCCGGCTGGATGCTGAGCGTCTTCGTCGGCGGCATCGAGGATGTGATTGAACCGCTGATTTGCGACGAGCGCGTCGAACTGGTCACCTTCACCGGCAGCGTCAAGATTGGCAAACGAATCGCCTCGATCGCCGGCTACAAGAAGCTCTGCCTGGAATTGGGCGGCAACTCCCCGTTGATCGTGCTCGACGACGCCGACCTGGACTTAGCCGTCACGCTCGGCGCCGAGGGCAGCTACCGTAATTCCGGCCAGCGTTGCACAGCCGTCAAGCGGTTGCTGATTCACGAAAAACTCGCCGACGAATTCACGGAACGATTCGTTGCCAAGACCAAGGAATACCTCTGCGGCGACCCGGCCGATCCGGAAACCCGCGTGGGCACCGTGATCGACGAACCGGCCGCGAAGCTGCTAGAAGAACGCATCGACAAAGCGGTCGCGCAAGGCGCGAAGGTCCTCGCGGGCGGCGCGCGGCGCGGCGCCCAATTGGAACCGACCGTCATCGCCGACGTGCCGCGTAACGCTGAGATGGTGGTGCAGGAATCGTTCGGGCCGCTCTCGCCGATTCTGCGCATTCGCGATCTGGACGACGCGATTCAACTCGCCAACGGCACCGCGTATGGCCTCTCTACCGGCGTGGTGACGAACAACATGGCCGCCGCGCTCGAATGCGTCAAACGCATCCGCACCGGCACCGTGAACATCAATCAGATCCCGGGCTTCCGCATCGAGTCGTCCCCCTTTGGCGGCGTCAAAGACTCCGGGCTCGGTGTCAAAGAAGGGGTCATCGAGGCGATCAAGTACATGACGTACGTGAAGACGTTCTCACTGCCTTGGTAG
- the phnA gene encoding phosphonoacetate hydrolase, producing the protein MAETIASVPFAVNGRNYAPPGRPVVVICIDGCGDEYLSTSIAHGKMPHVARLARDGYRGFVRGALPSFTNVNNAAICTGLPPSGTGIAGNYFLDPETGEEVMMNSSKYLRAPTILAAAANAGRKVAMVTAKEKLRDILSHKMRGIAFSSEKANQAKLETHGIDDVEQLVGAPTPEIYSGEASLYVLRAGVALIAAERSDFLYLSLTDYMQHKYAPEARESLEFYAGIDAQIGHMLELGAIVGATADHGMNAKTDADGKPNVIFLESALNKQFGGGYRVVCPITDPYVVHHGALGSAVVVHLSHGADPAPVERWLWEQPGVTEVYDRRLAALKLELPADRIGDFFVMSARDVVLGRTPEHHDLSALKAQLRSHGGRYEELVPMVLSAPLKPEYRAKAAGDPRNFDIFDFTCNGIEG; encoded by the coding sequence GTGGCTGAAACGATTGCTTCCGTTCCCTTTGCGGTGAATGGGCGGAACTATGCTCCGCCTGGGCGGCCAGTCGTCGTGATCTGCATCGACGGTTGTGGGGACGAGTACCTCTCCACGTCGATCGCCCATGGAAAGATGCCGCATGTGGCGCGGCTGGCGCGGGATGGTTACCGCGGGTTCGTGCGCGGGGCGTTGCCGTCGTTTACGAATGTGAACAACGCCGCGATCTGCACCGGGTTGCCTCCCTCGGGCACCGGCATCGCCGGCAATTACTTTCTCGACCCGGAAACCGGCGAGGAAGTGATGATGAACTCGTCGAAGTACCTCCGCGCTCCGACAATTCTGGCCGCCGCCGCGAACGCCGGTCGCAAAGTGGCGATGGTCACCGCGAAAGAAAAGCTGCGCGACATTCTCTCGCACAAAATGCGGGGCATCGCCTTCTCCTCGGAAAAGGCAAATCAGGCCAAGCTCGAAACGCATGGCATCGACGACGTGGAACAACTCGTCGGTGCGCCGACGCCCGAGATCTACAGCGGCGAGGCCAGTCTGTACGTGCTCCGCGCCGGCGTGGCGTTGATCGCCGCCGAGCGATCAGATTTCCTTTACTTGTCGCTCACCGACTACATGCAGCATAAGTACGCGCCGGAAGCCCGCGAGTCGCTCGAGTTCTACGCCGGCATCGACGCTCAGATTGGTCACATGTTGGAACTCGGCGCAATTGTCGGTGCCACGGCCGATCACGGCATGAACGCCAAGACCGACGCCGACGGCAAGCCGAACGTGATCTTCCTAGAGTCCGCGCTGAACAAGCAATTCGGTGGCGGCTACCGCGTAGTCTGCCCGATCACCGATCCGTATGTCGTACATCACGGCGCGCTCGGCAGCGCGGTCGTCGTCCATCTGTCGCATGGCGCCGATCCCGCTCCGGTCGAGCGCTGGCTCTGGGAACAACCGGGCGTCACCGAGGTCTACGATCGCCGCTTAGCGGCGCTCAAGTTGGAACTGCCGGCCGATCGAATCGGCGATTTCTTCGTGATGAGCGCTCGCGACGTCGTGCTAGGCCGCACGCCGGAACATCACGATCTGTCGGCGCTCAAGGCGCAGCTCCGCTCGCACGGCGGGCGCTACGAGGAGCTTGTCCCGATGGTACTCTCCGCGCCGCTCAAGCCCGAGTATCGCGCGAAAGCCGCCGGCGATCCGCGCAATTTCGATATTTTTGACTTCACCTGCAACGGAATCGAAGGATGA